From Micromonospora carbonacea:
CCCCGGCCAGCGTCGGCTGCGGTCTGCGGTGTACCCACCATGGTCGGCCCCGTTCGTTCTCGGCTGCGTCGCTTCGCTCTCGGCTGCGTCGCCCATCAGACGCCGGTCCAGGCCGCCGTGTGACACCTCCACCTGTGGCGATCGTCACCCGACCCCGGCCGTCACGGGGGGCCGGGCGCCGGCATCTCGTGTTCGTCCCATCTCCGGGGCAACGAGCGAAGGACGGAAGCCATGGAAGCCCGATTCGACCTGTTCAGCAACGAGCTGGCCACGAGGTTCGCCAAGCGGTTCGCCAACGCCGGCATGGTGGTCCAGCAGTCGCCGCTGCCGAAGGCCACGCAGGAGCTGGTGTCGCTGCGGGCCAGCCAGATCAACGGCTGCGGCTGGTGCATCGACATGCACACCAAGGAGGCCGCCGCCGGCGGCGAGAGCCAGGTCCGGCTGCACCTGGTCGCCGCCTGGCGCGAGTCGACGGTCTTCACGGAGGCGGAGCGGGCCGCGCTGGCGCTCGCCGAGGAGGGCAGCCGGCTCGCCGACGCCCACCAGGGCGTGTCCGACGAGACCTGGGCCGAGGTGCGCAGGCACTACGACGACGACCAGATCGCCGCGTTGGTCTGCCTGGTCGCCCTGATCAACGCCGCCAACCGGCTGGCCGTGATCGTGCACCAGCGGGGCGGCTCCTACCAGCCCGGCATGTTCGCCGCCGCCCTCGGCTGACCGGCCACCCTGCTCGGTCGACCCCAGCCCGGTGGGGTGGCGGTGTCACGGCGGCCGGATGCCACCACCCCGCTGCCATCGAGGACCTTGCATGGGCGCTCGGATGTCAGTCCACAGTGGCACAATCGGGAACCGTCACCGACACCCGTCGAAGGGACCCGAGTGAAGCGCCGAATCCTGTCCGCACTGACGGTCGCCACCGTCGCTCTCGCCGGCTCCGCCGTGGCTCCCACGGCCGCCTCGGCGAGCGACGCGTGGGGCATCGTCTGCAACCTCACGCAGAACACCTGGCTGCGGGCCGCCCCGCACGCCCAGGTCCTGCGCACCCTGACCGCCGGGCGGGGCTTCCGCTGGCACGGCCAGGTCTGGGCGGAGGACGACGACGTCTGGATCTACGGCCACGGCGCCGAGGACCCGGCCATCGACGGCTGGGTACCGGGCGGCAACACCACCTGCTGAGGCCCGCTCCCCACACCCCGGTCGTCGCGCCCACGCAGGGCCTGGCCTGAGGTTGTTCGCCCGCCGTTCACGGCCGGGACAGCTCACGCTCGGCCCTGCGTGCCAGCCTCCGTCGCAGCGACAAGACGGAGGACGACGTGACACCGAAACACACCCTCACCCCGACGGCCGGCATCGTCGCCGCGGCGCTGGCCATCACGGGCACGCTGGCCGCCGCCGGCCCCGCCGACGCCGGCCGGCACCACCCCGCCGGGGGCCGCATCTTCGACCGCGCCGCCACCTACCCCGTGTTCCAGAACCGGCCGGCCGGCGAGGACCCGGCGACGGAGACGGTCGCCGAGATCTCGGCGGTCAGCCCCGACGGCCGCACCCTGGTCTACACCGACGCGGCGGCACGCCGGATCGGGTTCCTCGACATCTCCCGCCCGGACCGGCCGCGCGGGCTCGGCACGCTCTCCCTCGCCCAGCTCGGCGACGCCGAAGACGAGCCCACCTCGGTGGCCGTCGTCGGCCGCTACGTCCTGGTCGTGGTCAACACCAGCGCCAGCTACACGGCCCCCTCCGGCCGCCTCGACGTCATCGAGCTGGCCACCCGCCAGCGGGTCCGCAGCATCGACCTCGGCGGCCAGCCGGACTCGATCGCCATCAGCCACGACCAGCGGTACGCGGCGATCGCCATCGAGAACGAGCGCGACGAGGACGCCACCCCGCCCGGCCGCAAGAAGGGCGACCTGCCCCAGGCCCCTGCCGGCTTCGTGCAGATCGTCGACCTCGACGGCAGGTCGACGCCGCAGCGGTGGACGCTGCGGACCGTGCCGCTGACCGCCGCCGACGGGCAGGCCCTGCCGGCGCTGGCCGCCGCCGGGATCACCGAGCCCACCGACCCGGAACCCGAGTACGTCTCGATCAACGGACGCAACCAGCTCGCGGTCACCCTCCAGGAGAACAACGGCATCGTCCTGGTCGACCTGCCCACCGGCCGGATCACCCGGGCCTTCAGCGCCGGCACCGCCTCGGTCGGCGGCATCGACACCGGCAAGGACGGCCGGATCGAGCTGACCGGCTCGATCACCGACGTGCCCCGCGAGCCCGACGCCGTCGCCTGGGTGGACGACCGCTACCTGGCCACCGCCAACGAGGGCGACTGGCGGGGCGGGACCCGCGGCTGGTCCGTCTTCGACAGCCGGACCGGCCAGGTGGCCTGGGACGCCGGCAACACCTTCGAGCGCCTCGCCGTCCGCCACGGCCTGCACAACGAGGACCGGGCCGCGAAGAAGGGCACCGAGCCGGAGGGCGTGGCGATCGCCGAGTACGGCGGCGTGCGGTACGCGTTCGTCGGCTCGGAGCGGAGCAACTTCGTCGCCGTCTACGACCTCAGCCGGCCCACCGCCCCGGTCTTCCGGCAGGTCCTGCCCACCACCAACGGCCCGGAGGGGCTGCTGCCGATCCCGTCGCGGGGGCTCCTCGCCGTCTCCAGCGAGACCGACGACGCCGACGCGGGCGTCCGCGCCTCGGTGTCGCTCTACCGGCTCGGCGGGGGCAGCCCCGGCTTCCCGAGCCTCGTCTCGGCAGACGACGCGCAGGGAGCGCCGATCGGCTGGGGGGCGCTCGGTGCCCTCTCCGCCGCCCCGGGCCGACCGCAGCAGCTCTACAGCGTCACCGACGCGGCGTACACCCCGACCCGGATCTTCACGGTCGACGCCGGCCGGTCCCCGGCGGTGATCACCGACTCCCTGCCCGTGGCCGA
This genomic window contains:
- a CDS encoding carboxymuconolactone decarboxylase family protein; this encodes MEARFDLFSNELATRFAKRFANAGMVVQQSPLPKATQELVSLRASQINGCGWCIDMHTKEAAAGGESQVRLHLVAAWRESTVFTEAERAALALAEEGSRLADAHQGVSDETWAEVRRHYDDDQIAALVCLVALINAANRLAVIVHQRGGSYQPGMFAAALG
- a CDS encoding esterase-like activity of phytase family protein, encoding MTPKHTLTPTAGIVAAALAITGTLAAAGPADAGRHHPAGGRIFDRAATYPVFQNRPAGEDPATETVAEISAVSPDGRTLVYTDAAARRIGFLDISRPDRPRGLGTLSLAQLGDAEDEPTSVAVVGRYVLVVVNTSASYTAPSGRLDVIELATRQRVRSIDLGGQPDSIAISHDQRYAAIAIENERDEDATPPGRKKGDLPQAPAGFVQIVDLDGRSTPQRWTLRTVPLTAADGQALPALAAAGITEPTDPEPEYVSINGRNQLAVTLQENNGIVLVDLPTGRITRAFSAGTASVGGIDTGKDGRIELTGSITDVPREPDAVAWVDDRYLATANEGDWRGGTRGWSVFDSRTGQVAWDAGNTFERLAVRHGLHNEDRAAKKGTEPEGVAIAEYGGVRYAFVGSERSNFVAVYDLSRPTAPVFRQVLPTTNGPEGLLPIPSRGLLAVSSETDDADAGVRASVSLYRLGGGSPGFPSLVSADDAQGAPIGWGALGALSAAPGRPQQLYSVTDAAYTPTRIFTVDAGRSPAVITDSLPVADADGNPAAYDAEGIFARPQGGFWLAVEGAKGAENKLVRLDAAGRTRQTVALPAEVAAGLGKQGFEGVAASTDRHGREIVWAVLQREVSTDPAGVARIGRYDVTAGTWSWFGYRLESTAVAGDWIGLSEVTVVGDRLAIIERDKLNGPAAALKRVYTVPMPAGPAAPGPLAVLPKTLAVDVLPALRATNGWTQEKLEGLTVAGNGQVYAITDNDGVQDATGETVLLRLGPAAKVFGRR